One genomic region from Falco rusticolus isolate bFalRus1 chromosome 19, bFalRus1.pri, whole genome shotgun sequence encodes:
- the LOC119140206 gene encoding keratin, type II cytoskeletal 6A-like gives MSRQCAARNQSKTGFSAASAFIPNASSTSFCLRSASQGGSCSTAAGYGRFAGGFGSRSLYGLGGCKRISVAGRGGSFYGPAGFGAGTGISCGFGGAVGGVFGFGGGMGGPGFPAVPARGIHEVSVNQSLLKPLHLEIDPNMQSIRKDEKDQIQTLNNKFASFIDKVRFLEQQNKVLETKWALLQEQGNKTVGNNIEPLFETYINNLRRQLNSLLTDKENLGGELDKVQSLAEDFKNKYEEEINKHTAAENEFVILKKEVDAAYMNKTELQARLDSLMEEIDFLRALYEAELSQMQTQISDTSVILTMDNNRSLDMDSIIAEVKAQYEDIANRSRAEAESWYQSRYEELQATAGRHGDDLRNTKQEISELNRHVQRLRSEIDSVKKQCASLQTAIADAEQRGELALKDARAKLAELETALQQAKADLARQLREYQELMNVKLALDIEIATYRKLLEGEESRLSGEGAGAVNISVTRTAVGTGYGGGNCLSFGGSSSVGGGVCAGGMSFSSGSGQGTAGSGMVGGSTSSTKYVSTTSSTKRCSRQRQMFAQNFISIGSGGVTKSLSTAAATMPVNRSSFSSMSVSRSSSGGMGRITSGFGSRSLHNLGANKRISMGGGYRSARPGYSYGSGHGALAYRVGGAGFGFGRGCGPGGIQEVTVNQHLLVPLNLEIDPNMQRVRQEEKDQIKTLNNKFASFIDKVRFLEQQNKVLETKWSLLKDQKTVKNSLEPMFDAYISNMRRQLEALGGDRLRLSSELKAMQDTVEDFKIRYEEEINKRTTAENDFVLLKKDADAAYVNKVDLGTKVDALADEVNFLRALYEAELSQMQSQISDTSVVLSMDNNRNLDLNSIIAEVKAQYEDIANRSRAEAESWYQSKYEELQLMAGRHGDDLHNTKMEISEMNRVIQRLHSEIDSVKKQCTSLQMAIADAEQRGELALKDAKHKLAELEDALQKAKADLARQLHEYQELMNVKLALDIEIATYRKLLEGEESRLAGEGVGAVNISVVSSRSGCGGGSTLGLGSGFGNRLSVGGSGASSSSGSCLAGGFSSAEGSSSSMRFVSKSTTKSSYRS, from the exons ATGTCTCGCCAGTGTGCTGCAAGGAACCAGAGCAAAACTGGCTTCAGCGCTGCTTCTGCCTTCATCCCAAATGCCAGCAGTACTAGCTTCTGCTTACGTTCTGCTTCCCAaggtgggagctgcagcactgctgctgggtACGGAAGATTTGCTGGAGGTTTTGGAAGCAGGAGCCTCTACGGTCTCGGTGGATGCAAGAGGATCTCTGTAGCTGGAAGAGGTGGTAGCTTCTACGGACCTGCAGGCTTTGGTGCCGGCACTGGGATCTCCTGTGGCTTTGGTGGTGCAGTGGGTGGTGTctttgggtttggtggtggcATGGGTGGCCCTGGATTCCCTGCTGTCCCAGCTAGAGGCATCCATGAAGTCTCAGTCAACCAAAGCCTCCTGAAACCTCTCCACTTGGAGATTGACCCCAACATGCAGAGTATCCGTAAGGATGAGAAGGATCAGATTCAAACCCTCAACAATAAATTTGCCTCCTTCATTGACAAG GTCCGATTCCTTGAACAGCAAAACAAGGTCCTGGAGACCAAGTGGGCCCTTCTGCAAGAACAGGGCAACAAAACAGTCGGAAACAACATTGAACCCCTGTTTGAGACTTACATCAACAACCTCAGGAGGCAGCTGAACAGCTTGCTGACAGACAAGGAGAACCTGGGAGGGGAGCTGGACAAGGTGCAAAGCCTTGCAGAGGACTTCAAGAACAA ATACGAAGAGGAGATCAACAAGCACACAGCTGCTGAGAACGAGTTTGTGATCCTGAAGAAG GAGGTGGACGCTGCCTACATGAACAAGACAGAGCTGCAAGCCAGGCTGGACTCCCTTATGGAGGAGATAGATTTCCTCAGAGCCCTCTATGAAGCT GAGCTGTCTCAGATGCAGACCCAGATCTCCGACACCTCTGTCATCCTGACCATGGACAACAACCGCAGCCTGGACATGGACAGCATCATCGCTGAGGTCAAAGCGCAGTACGAGGACATCGCCAACCGGAGCCGGGCTGAGGCCGAGTCCTGGTACCAGTCCAGG TACGAAGAGCTGCAGGCTACAGCAGGCAGGCACGGGGACGACCTCCGGAACACTAAGCAGGAGATCTCCGAGCTCAACCGCCACGTCCAGCGGCTGCGGTCTGAAATTGACAGCGTGAAGAAACAG TGCGCCAGTTTGCAGACGGCCATTGCGGATGCCGAGCAGCGCGGGGAGCTGGCCCTCAAGGATGCCAGGGCCAAACTGGCCGAGCTGGAGACAGCCCTGCAACAGGCCAAGGCTGACCTGGCCCGGCAGCTGCGCGAGTACCAGGAGCTGATGAACGTCAAGCTGGCCCTGGACATTGAGATCGCGACCTACAGGAAGCTGCTGGAGGGCGAGGAGAGCAG GCTCTCTGGAGAAGGTGCTGGTGCAGTCAATATCT CTGTGACCAGAACTGCTGTAGGAACGGGATATGGAGGTGGAAACTGTCTCAGCtttggaggcagcagcagtgtcgGAGGTGGGGTCTGCGCTGGAGGAATGAGCTTCAGCTCTGGAAGCGGGCAAGGCACAGCTGGGTCAGGCATGGTTGGTGGAAGCACTTCCAGCACGAAGTACGTCTCCACCACCTCTTCAACCAAGAGAT GCTCTCGCCAGCGCCAAATGTTTGCCCAGAATTTCATCAGCATTGGGTCAGGAGGAGTCACTAAGAGTCTCAgtactgctgctgccaccatgCCTGTTAACCGAAGCAGCTTCAGCTCCATGTCCGTGTCCCgcagcagcagtgggggcaTGGGACGGATCACCAGTGGTTTTGGCAGCAGGAGCCTTCACAACCTAGGGGCAAACAAGAGGATTTCCATGGGTGGAGGGTATCGTTCTGCTAGACCAGGATACAGCTATGGGTCAGGTCACGGCGCGCTGGCATACAGAGTTGGTGGagctgggtttgggtttggacGAGGATGTGGCCCTGGAGGTATTCAAGAGGTCACAGTCAACCAACACCTCTTGGTACCTCTTAACTTGGAGATCGACCCCAACATGCAGAGAGTGCggcaggaggagaaggaccAGATCAAAACCCTCAACAACAAATTTGCCTCCTTCATCGACAAG GTGCGGTTCCTGGAGCAACAAAATAAAGTACTGGAGACCAAATGGAGCCTCCTGAAAGACCAAAAAACCGTGAAAAATAGCCTTGAACCTATGTTTGACGCATACATCAGCAACATGAGGAGACAGCTCGAGGCGCTAGGAGGGGATCGGCTGCGGCTCAGCTCAGAGCTGAAGGCGATGCAGGATACTGTTGAAGACTTCAAGATCAG GTATGAAGAGGAGATCAACAAGCGCACAACTGCAGAGAATGACTTTGTTTTGCTCAAGAAG GATGCAGATGCTGCCTACGTGAACAAGGTGGACCTAGGGACCAAGGTGGATGCGCTGGCAGATGAGGTGAACTTCCTGCGAGCCCTCTACGAAGCA GAGCTGTCTCAGATGCAGTCCCAGATCTCCGACACCTCCGTGGTGCTGTCCATGGACAACAACCGAAACCTGGACCTCAACAGCATCATCGCCGAGGTCAAAGCACAGTACGAGGACATCGCCAACCGGAGCCGGGCAGAGGCAGAGTCCTGGTACCAGAGCAAG tACGAGGAGCTGCAGCTCATGGCTGGCCGGCATGGGGACGACCTCCACAACACCAAGATGGAGATCTCAGAGATGAACCGCGTGATCCAGCGGCTCCACTCAGAAATCGATAGTGTAAAGAAACAG TGCACCAGTTTGCAGATGGCCATCGCCGATGCCGAGCAGCGTGGGGAGCTGGCCCTCAAAGATGCAAAGCACAAACTGGCCGAGCTGGAGGATGCTCTGCAGAAAGCCAAGGCTGACCTGGCCCGGCAGCTGCACGAGTACCAGGAGCTGATGAACGTCAAGCTGGCCCTGGACATCGAGATCGCGACCTACAGGAAGCTGCTGGAGGGCGAGGAGAGCAG GCTGGCTGGAGAAGGCGTTGGTGCAGTGAATATTT CTGTGGTCTCATCCAGGAGCGGCTGCGGAGGTGGGAGcacgctggggctggggtcaggctTCGGCAACAGGCTCAGCGTGGGGGGCAGCGgtgccagctccagcagtggGAGCTGCCTGGCCGGGGgattcagctctgctgagggaAGCAGCTCAAGCATGAGGTTTGTATCAAAAAGCACCACCAAGAGCAGCTATCGGAGCTAA
- the LOC119159154 gene encoding keratin, type II cytoskeletal 75-like isoform X2 encodes MSRQSTVRIQRGRSGFSAASAIVPNTCRTSFSSCSVTRVGSANAGSGFARVGGGFGSKSLYNVGGCKRISVAGRGGSFYGSAGFGGGAAGGIHEVSVNQSLLKPLNLEIDPSIQRIRKEEKEQIKTLNNKFASFIDKVRFLEQQNKVLETKWSLLQEQGMKTVRNNLEPLFETYINNLRMQLNSLLNDKGRLEGELVNTQYLVEDFKKKYEDEINRRTVAENEFVTLKKDVDAAYMNKVELQAKVDALTEEINFLRALYEAELSQMQTQISDTSVVLTMDNNRNLDLDSIISEVKAQYEDIANRSRAEAESWYQTKYEELQATAGRHGDDLRNTKQEISELNRHVQRLRSEIDSVKKQCANLKAAIADAEERGELALKDAKAKLAELEDALQQAKADLARQLREYQELMNVKLALDIEIATYRKLLEGEECRLAGDGIPVNISVTRTTVGTGYGGGSNLSMGGGICSMGNSFSCGSGPGVSSTTLGGGSSSSVKFVSTSSTRRSYRS; translated from the exons ATGTCTCGCCAGTCCACTGTGAGGATTCAGAGGGGAAGAAGTGGCTTCAGCGCTGCTTCGGCCATCGTCCCAAACACCTGCCGCACCAGCTTCAGCTCATGCTCTGTCACCCGGGTTGGAAGCGCCAATGCCGGCAGTGGGTTTGCTAGGGTTGGCGGTGGCTTTGGAAGCAAAAGCCTCTACAATGTTGGTGGATGCAAGAGGATCTCTGTGGCTGGAAGGGGTGGTAGCTTCTATGGATCTGCAGGTTTTGGTGGTGGCGCTG CTGGGGGCATCCACGAAGTCTCCGTCAACCAGAGCCTTCTGAAACCTCTCAACCTGGAGATTGACCCCAGCATCCAAAGGATCcgaaaggaggagaaggaacaaATCAAAACCCTCAACAACAAATTTGCCTCCTTCATTGACAAG GTCCGATTCCTTGAGCAGCAAAATAAAGTGCTGGAAACCAAGTGGAGCCTGCTTCAGGAGCAGGGCATGAAAACAGTTAGGAACAACTTGGAGCCGCTTTTTGAGACTTACATCAACAACCTGAGGATGCAACTGAACAGTTTGCTGAACGACAAGGGAAGGCTGGAGGGAGAGCTCGTCAACACGCAGTACCTGGTGGAGGATTTCAAGAAGAA GTATGAAGATGAAATCAACAGGCGTACCGTTGCAGAGAATGAATTCGTGACACTCAAGAAG GATGTAGATGCTGCCTACATGAACAAGGTGGAACTACAAGCCAAGGTAGATGCGCtgactgaagaaattaatttcctgagAGCCCTCTACGAAGCA GAGCTGTCTCAGATGCAGACCCAGATCTCCGACACCTCTGTTGTCCTGACCATGGACAACAACCGAAACCTGGACCTGGACAGCATCATCTCAGAGGTCAAAGCGCAGTACGAGGACATTGCCAACAGAAGCCGGGCAGAAGCAGAGTCCTGGTACCAAACCAAG TACGAAGAGCTGCAGGCTACAGCAGGCAGGCACGGGGACGACCTCCGGAACACTAAGCAGGAGATCTCCGAGCTCAACCGCCACGTCCAGCGGCTGCGGTCTGAAATTGACAGCGTGAAGAAACAG TGTGCAAACCTGAAAGCGGCCATCGCAGATGCTGAGGAGCGCGGGGAGCTGGCCCTCAAGGATGCCAAGGCCAAACTGGCCGAGCTGGAGGATGCTCTGCAACAGGCCAAGGCTGACCTGGCCCGGCAGCTGCGCGAGTACCAGGAGCTGATGAACGTCAAGCTGGCCCTGGACATTGAGATCGCGACCTACAGGAAGCTGCTGGAGGGCGAGGAGTGCAG GCTGGCTGGAGACGGCATCCCAGTGAATATCT CTGTGACCAGAACAACTGTGGGAACGGGATATGGAGGAGGAAGCAACCTCAGCATGGGAGGGGGAATCTGCAGCATGGGGAACAGCTTCAGCTGTGGAAGCGGTCCCGGGGTTAGCAGCACCACCCTCGGAGGCGGCAGCAGCTCCAGCGTGAAGTTTGTCTCAACCTCCTCCACCAGAAGAAGTTACAGAAGCTAA
- the LOC119159154 gene encoding keratin, type II cytoskeletal 5-like isoform X1 encodes MSRQSTVRIQRGRSGFSAASAIVPNTCRTSFSSCSVTRVGSANAGSGFARVGGGFGSKSLYNVGGCKRISVAGRGGSFYGSAGFGGGAGSVYGGGFGVPANLGYGYGAFGGGMGGPGFPAGGIHEVSVNQSLLKPLNLEIDPSIQRIRKEEKEQIKTLNNKFASFIDKVRFLEQQNKVLETKWSLLQEQGMKTVRNNLEPLFETYINNLRMQLNSLLNDKGRLEGELVNTQYLVEDFKKKYEDEINRRTVAENEFVTLKKDVDAAYMNKVELQAKVDALTEEINFLRALYEAELSQMQTQISDTSVVLTMDNNRNLDLDSIISEVKAQYEDIANRSRAEAESWYQTKYEELQATAGRHGDDLRNTKQEISELNRHVQRLRSEIDSVKKQCANLKAAIADAEERGELALKDAKAKLAELEDALQQAKADLARQLREYQELMNVKLALDIEIATYRKLLEGEECRLAGDGIPVNISVTRTTVGTGYGGGSNLSMGGGICSMGNSFSCGSGPGVSSTTLGGGSSSSVKFVSTSSTRRSYRS; translated from the exons ATGTCTCGCCAGTCCACTGTGAGGATTCAGAGGGGAAGAAGTGGCTTCAGCGCTGCTTCGGCCATCGTCCCAAACACCTGCCGCACCAGCTTCAGCTCATGCTCTGTCACCCGGGTTGGAAGCGCCAATGCCGGCAGTGGGTTTGCTAGGGTTGGCGGTGGCTTTGGAAGCAAAAGCCTCTACAATGTTGGTGGATGCAAGAGGATCTCTGTGGCTGGAAGGGGTGGTAGCTTCTATGGATCTGCAGGTTTTGGTGGTGGCGCTGGTAGCGTGTATGGTGGTGGCTTTGGCGTGCCAGCTAACCTTGGCTATGGATATGGTGCATTTGGTGGTGGCATGGGTGGCCCCGGATTCCCAGCTGGGGGCATCCACGAAGTCTCCGTCAACCAGAGCCTTCTGAAACCTCTCAACCTGGAGATTGACCCCAGCATCCAAAGGATCcgaaaggaggagaaggaacaaATCAAAACCCTCAACAACAAATTTGCCTCCTTCATTGACAAG GTCCGATTCCTTGAGCAGCAAAATAAAGTGCTGGAAACCAAGTGGAGCCTGCTTCAGGAGCAGGGCATGAAAACAGTTAGGAACAACTTGGAGCCGCTTTTTGAGACTTACATCAACAACCTGAGGATGCAACTGAACAGTTTGCTGAACGACAAGGGAAGGCTGGAGGGAGAGCTCGTCAACACGCAGTACCTGGTGGAGGATTTCAAGAAGAA GTATGAAGATGAAATCAACAGGCGTACCGTTGCAGAGAATGAATTCGTGACACTCAAGAAG GATGTAGATGCTGCCTACATGAACAAGGTGGAACTACAAGCCAAGGTAGATGCGCtgactgaagaaattaatttcctgagAGCCCTCTACGAAGCA GAGCTGTCTCAGATGCAGACCCAGATCTCCGACACCTCTGTTGTCCTGACCATGGACAACAACCGAAACCTGGACCTGGACAGCATCATCTCAGAGGTCAAAGCGCAGTACGAGGACATTGCCAACAGAAGCCGGGCAGAAGCAGAGTCCTGGTACCAAACCAAG TACGAAGAGCTGCAGGCTACAGCAGGCAGGCACGGGGACGACCTCCGGAACACTAAGCAGGAGATCTCCGAGCTCAACCGCCACGTCCAGCGGCTGCGGTCTGAAATTGACAGCGTGAAGAAACAG TGTGCAAACCTGAAAGCGGCCATCGCAGATGCTGAGGAGCGCGGGGAGCTGGCCCTCAAGGATGCCAAGGCCAAACTGGCCGAGCTGGAGGATGCTCTGCAACAGGCCAAGGCTGACCTGGCCCGGCAGCTGCGCGAGTACCAGGAGCTGATGAACGTCAAGCTGGCCCTGGACATTGAGATCGCGACCTACAGGAAGCTGCTGGAGGGCGAGGAGTGCAG GCTGGCTGGAGACGGCATCCCAGTGAATATCT CTGTGACCAGAACAACTGTGGGAACGGGATATGGAGGAGGAAGCAACCTCAGCATGGGAGGGGGAATCTGCAGCATGGGGAACAGCTTCAGCTGTGGAAGCGGTCCCGGGGTTAGCAGCACCACCCTCGGAGGCGGCAGCAGCTCCAGCGTGAAGTTTGTCTCAACCTCCTCCACCAGAAGAAGTTACAGAAGCTAA